The Sandaracinus amylolyticus genomic interval CGCGACCTCGGCGAGATCCAGCGCGAGCTCTCGTCGCCGCCGGTGCGCGCGGGAGGGCTCGCGTGACCACGCGACGTGACGACGAGGACGACGACGCGCTGCTCCGCGACATCGGGGCGCTGCTTCGCGAAGAAGAACAGGAGACCTCGATGGACGCGTTCGGGCCGCTCTCGCCCGACGAGGAGCGCGCGCTCGCCGACGGCGTGCTCGATCGCATCGGGCGCGCCACGGAGGAGCCCGGCGCGAACGTGGTGCCGCTCGCGCCGCGGCGGCGCGTGCGGACGTGGCCGGCGATCGCCGGCGCGGTCGCGGTCGCCGCGGCGCTGGTGCTCGTGCTGCTGCCGCGCCGCGGCCCCGAGCTCCCGGCGTACGAGCTGGTGCCGCCGCGACCCGACGCGACGCACCGCGGCGACGAGCAGCCGGCGAGCGAAGAAGGCTACGCGCTCGGCCGCGAGCTCGAGGTCGTGCTGCGCCCCGCGCGCCGCGTGGAGCGCGTCGGCGCGCAGGTGCTCGTGGAGCGCAGCGAGGCGCTCACGCCGCTCGATGCGTCGGTCGAGCCGGCCGACGGAGGCACGCTCGTCGTGCGCGTGCCCACGGGCGAAGGCACCGCGCTCGATCGTGCGGGCACTGCGCGCCTGGTGTTCGTGGTCGCGCCCGAGGGCGAGACCTCCGAGGGCGCGCAGCGCCTCGTGTGGTCGGTGCGCCTCGTCGAGTGAGCGCTCAGCGCGTCGGGAACTGCATCAGCAGCACCATGCGGGTGCCGCGGCGCAGGCCTTGATAGACGTGCGGCCACGTCGGGCTCATCCGCACGTAGTCGCCGGGGCCGAGATCGACCGGCGCGTCGATCGGCCCCACGCGCAGCCGGCCCGACGTGCACACGAGGTGCTCGACCACGCCGCGCGCGTGGGCCGGTGACTCCTGGCGCTTCTGCAGCACCTCGGCCTCGAACATCTCGCAGCGCATCCCGCCGCTCTCGAACGCGTCGATCAGCCGGCCCACCACCGCGTCGCCGCGCACCTTCGTGCCCTCGGTCGCGCGCACCACCGTCATCGAGGGCGCGGGCGGATCCACCAGCTCCCCGAGCGACACCTCGAGGGGCACCGCGAGCGCCCAGAGCGTCTCGAGCGTCGGGTTCGCGCGGCCCGCCTCGAGCTCGGAGAGCGTGGCCTTGGCGATGCCCGAGCGGCGC includes:
- a CDS encoding helix-turn-helix domain-containing protein, whose translation is MKEPNAVRAHLGAALRRARESKGLTVSELARRSGIAKATLSELEAGRANPTLETLWALAVPLEVSLGELVDPPAPSMTVVRATEGTKVRGDAVVGRLIDAFESGGMRCEMFEAEVLQKRQESPAHARGVVEHLVCTSGRLRVGPIDAPVDLGPGDYVRMSPTWPHVYQGLRRGTRMVLLMQFPTR